Sequence from the Amaranthus tricolor cultivar Red isolate AtriRed21 chromosome 1, ASM2621246v1, whole genome shotgun sequence genome:
tatttttattcaatagTGCATTCTGATAAATTGTACTATTATAttgagtataattttttttctttctttagcatttattttctttaattttatctattttcttcttcatgcttatttttttctcttgtttttaatttatttcttccttTATTACCTACAACTAATTCATAATGATAAACCAAGGGGAGAATATCATAAAATTAGAATATCAGAATTTTTcttatggtttattattatgaaaatattagaattattacattgtcatatacttacaaaataattatacatTATATAGCAAGAATGACAGAGATTACCAAAAGATTATTCAATATATTCAACTTAACTGGTCAAAAATTCTTAGAATGGAAAGAAGATGTCATCATGAACTTAGAAACTCAAGGACTTGAACATACCATATGggaagtaaaaaaaaagtatCCGACAGATGGAACTCAAGCTACCAAAATAAGGGTAACcacaaatcaagaaaaggccaaAGCCTTAGTCCTCTTGAGGCATCATATAAATGATAGCCTTACATCTgaatatttattcataaaagatCCTAAAACTTTGTAGGACTCCCTTGTTGAAAGATTTGAACAGCACAAGTggaaaaatttaagattttttggtttCAAATCTCCCAGTGAGTATAGTTCAACATTATATAGAATTGCATCAATGTTGAAATACTGTGAGCACCCGGTGACTAATGCAGAAATGATTGAATGCACTTTATTTACTTTTCATCCATCAAATATTATTGTGCGACAACAATATAGGGaaagaaattttaaaagatattcAGCTCTGAGTGTAGTACTCTCACTGGCTGAACAACATAATGGTCTTGTATGGAAAAATCATAATACGAGACGTCTTGGATCTCAAGCTGTCTGTGGGACACATTCTATGGAAACACATGTGCCTGAAGCACATGTTCTTGCAAATAAAGGTCGTGGAAATTATAATGATTGTGGTAGAGGACGCAAACTTTATGACGAAAAGGAAGAGGATGAGGATAAGGTCGTGGAAATTTTAATGGACATATAGAAGGTTCCAAGGATCCGGTCGAGAGCATTTTCCCCAAAATTGTCAAAACGGTTATTTTAGGAATAAGTTTCAAATGGGAAAACAAGATGGATAtcacaataaaattaatcatcAAGAAGGAAAATaaagtatttgttacaaatgTGGCATGACAGGGCATTGGGCACGTACATGTCGTACTACCAAACATTTGGTGGAGCAGTATCTAGcttcccaaaagaaaaaaaggaaaagatgTAAAAGCAAAGTTTAatgaagcaagcacctcaatgcCTAATCTTGACCTCTTTAAGTTCTACTTGGATGGTGATGAAACTGAAAAATACTATGAAGATAATATTTGAGTTATTCTTATTAACAACGTTTTGATGCTTATTTAATTGCATTTCCTTTTTATAtgcaatctttttttttttgtattgataTTATCTTAGATAAATGAAATTTTCCTTTAGCTAAttacatatttatttaatatgaagataTAGACCAATTTGAAAATGGATTCAAATATCAATGCCTCCTAGATAGTGGAATAACTCACACTATTCTTAAGCGCAACAAATATTTTTCTGAGTTGAagatcactagtggaaaaaaacgtatttgctgctcatcatttgctgcggtttatttatattcgcagcaataaagaggaaaattaataagaaaaaaaaactataagtgTTGCGGTTAACCAcaggaccgcagcaaatagccttcaaaactcattaattgctgcggttaaggccaaaccgcagcaaatagctcttTGGAATTTcgttaattgctccggtttttcatgaaccgcagcaaataaaccttcaaaattaacaaaattgctccggtttcctttgaaccgcagcaaataacctttgGAATTTTAAGAAAACCCGCCATCAATTATCAGTTTCTTTTATTTCACAATAAACCCTCACAAAACCCTTTTGTTctctcaaaaacgattaaactgCTG
This genomic interval carries:
- the LOC130808407 gene encoding uncharacterized protein LOC130808407; translated protein: MTEITKRLFNIFNLTGQKFLEWKEDVIMNLETQGLEHTIWEVKKKYPTDGTQATKIRDSLVERFEQHKWKNLRFFGFKSPSEYSSTLYRIASMLKYCEHPVTNAEMIECTLFTFHPSNIIVRQQYRERNFKRYSALSVVLSLAEQHNGLVWKNHNTRRLGSQAVCGTHSMETHVPEAHVLANKGRGNYNDCGRGRKLYDEKEEDEDKVVEILMDI